The proteins below come from a single Rosa rugosa chromosome 2, drRosRugo1.1, whole genome shotgun sequence genomic window:
- the LOC133734007 gene encoding vacuolar protein sorting-associated protein 24 homolog 1-like codes for MEKVLNIIKPKPNPQQQLRDWQRKLRQECRNIERQIRDIQREEKSVQKAIKDAAKRNDMGSAKSLAVEIVRSRKTVNRLHENKAQLNSISMHLGESVAIARTVGHLSKSAEVMKLVNNLMKAPEVAVTMQEFSKEMTKAGVIEEIVNDSLDTALDSEDIEDEIEEEVDKVLTAIAGETAAQLPEAVRKEKLKQPASAQAAQEEEAIAEGVDDEEELEEIRARLAKVRS; via the exons ATGGAGAAGGTGTTGAATATCATCAAGCCAAAACCAAACCCACAGCAGCAATTGCGAGATTGGCAACGTAAACTTCGCCAAGAGTGCCGCAACATCGAACGCCAAATTCGAG ATATacaaagagaagagaaaagtgTGCAAAAAGCAATTAAAGATGCTGCCAAGAGAAATGACATGGGTTCTGCAAAG TCACTTGCTGTAGAAATTGTGAGATCTAGAAAGACAGTGAACCGTCTTCATGAAAACAAGGCGCAACTCAATTCAATATCAATGCACCTCGGGGAGAGCGTTG CTATTGCCCGTACTGTTGGCCATTTATCCAAGAGTGCTGAGGTCATGAAGCTTGTTAATAACCTGATGAAGGCTCCAGAAGTGGCTGTTACAATGCAAGAATTTAGCAAGGAGATGACTAAG GCTGGGGTAATTGAAGAGATCGTGAATGATAGTCTTGACACAGCACTAGACTCGGAGGACATTGAAGACGAGATAGAGGAGGAAGTTGATAAGGTTTTGACTGCTATAGCCGGTGAGACTGCTGCACAACTTCCAGAAGCTGTCAGGAAGGAGAAGTTGAAGCAACCTGCTAGTGCCCAAGCTGCACAGGAG GAAGAAGCAATAGCTGAGGGTGTTGATGATGAGGAAGAGTTGGAAGAAATACGAGCCAGACTTGCCAAAGTAAGGTCATAA